From Bacteroidota bacterium, a single genomic window includes:
- a CDS encoding Uma2 family endonuclease, translating into MPASTARPRSVPRSAPTLTPYEEYRTRFSNGEKGNLIHGRAILEMSSNYGHEQLFRLLYFVLTGYASAKDLGEVLGSRTLVKIDEQSGFEPDVLFIRNDRLSILTEQDVQGAPDLAVEIVSPSSRKDDRGPKFDGYERLGVPEYWLIDPERREADFFRLEDTDSGPRYRAAPLSGGVFESAAVPGFRLDPQLLFQDPLPSEFEMLQRLLGDEA; encoded by the coding sequence ATGCCTGCGTCCACCGCTCGGCCCCGCTCCGTGCCTCGCTCGGCTCCGACGCTGACGCCGTACGAGGAGTACCGAACGCGCTTCTCGAACGGCGAGAAAGGCAACCTCATCCACGGCCGAGCTATTCTCGAAATGTCGTCTAACTACGGGCACGAGCAGCTCTTCAGGCTGCTCTACTTTGTCCTCACGGGGTACGCCAGCGCGAAGGATTTAGGCGAAGTCCTCGGTTCGCGGACCCTCGTCAAGATCGACGAGCAGAGTGGGTTCGAGCCGGACGTGCTCTTCATTCGCAACGACCGGCTCTCGATCCTCACCGAGCAGGACGTGCAGGGCGCGCCCGACCTCGCCGTCGAGATCGTCTCGCCCTCGTCGCGGAAGGATGACCGGGGACCGAAGTTCGACGGCTACGAGCGCCTCGGCGTGCCCGAGTACTGGCTGATCGACCCCGAGCGCCGCGAGGCCGACTTCTTCCGGCTCGAAGACACCGACAGCGGCCCGCGCTACCGCGCCGCGCCGTTGTCCGGCGGCGTCTTCGAGAGTGCGGCCGTGCCCGGCTTCCGGCTCGATCCGCAACTCCTCTTCCAGGATCCGCTCCCCAGCGAGTTCGAGATGCTGCAACGCCTGCTCGGCGACGAAGCGTAG